The Styela clava chromosome 13, kaStyClav1.hap1.2, whole genome shotgun sequence genome has a window encoding:
- the LOC120332534 gene encoding uncharacterized protein LOC120332534, with translation MNFLKAFCPICLFVSQQIVNVQATQICVTLPDSDDDVQLVDYDRINEGIEDRFAIVMDKWKAEMTEKFGNLGDAIAAEADENFEELENTLVESITNNKTASCEVKPINRDDLPPELCEVRMEGACFYSKINTVSNVSYEQAKAICSDDEAKLAIIPNQEIYDDIVANVREKIEGRSYTNLWLGIKINVMSGDVIYPNPETFTKWSRNFPSIGLDYKKHQHVYLFASSNPGMRNSYPTFNHFGVVCQI, from the exons atgaactttCTGAAAGCATTCTGCCCCATTTGCCTGTTTGTAAGTCAACAAATAGTCAATGTACAAGCCACTCAAATCTGCGTGACTCTGCCAGATTCTGATGACGACGTCCAATTGGTGGATTATGACCGAATAAACGAAGGGATTGAGGATAGATTTGCTATag TAATGGACAAATGGAAAGCAGAAATGACAGAAAAATTCGGCAATCTTGGGGATGCCATAGCGGCAGAAGCTGATGAAAACTTTGAAGAACTTGAAAATACTTTGGTTGAATCAATTACAAACAATAAAACAGCTTCTTGCGAAGTCAAACCAATAAACAGGGATGATCTACCGCCCG AACTTTGCGAAGTTCGTATGGAAGGTGCATGTTTCTACTCCAAGATAAACACAGTGTCCAATGTTAGCTATGAACAAGCGAAGGCGATCTGCTCGGATGATGAAGCAAAGTTGGCGATTATTCCAAACCAGGAAATTTACGACGACATCGTAGCAAATGTTAGAGAAAAAATAGAAGGAAGATCGTACACGAACTTGTGGCTCGGGATCAAAATTAATGTGATG AGTGGTGACGTCATCTACCCTAATCCAGAAACCTTCACAAAGTGGAGCAGAAACTTCCCATCTATAGGACTGGATTATAAGAAACACCAACATGTTTATCTCTTTGCGTCTTCGAACCCAGGGATGAGGAATTCCTATCCTACTTTCAATCACTTTGGTGTTGTCTGTCAGATATAA
- the LOC144431255 gene encoding E3 ubiquitin-protein ligase NEURL1B-like, giving the protein MGNNKSQHHSKYSESASKRQRLDYFASSNFDGLSAASIRAKYPNPVRSTPLRFHRTHGVNITITYGGRVASRGNSFCYAIAFSSRPINVEERVKVKLKTVQRGWSGAIRFGFTTNDPASMETADLPRYACPDLTNRKGYWAKAMPEQFAEQGSIVSFYVNTSGTVFFSVNDELQGTILESVDVTSPLWALFDVYGNTTSLELVSRMEDQIVDIGVNDRNSSGMSTLMPVHLPSDMPRFAREKLCTDEHIIPMTFSATMGKQLKCRNLIQLTRKDDVIESSLAFTSTALKAGQTAYFYCAQTKPHHLPMIEEIGFGVGITTCDPSSIPINELPFDSTMIMDRSEYWILFRDFEPPRETEYFAFTVEKGGCLTYTREGGQKTVLFHMDVSQPLYVVLDMCSKVSCLAIVGMSTQLEIENDIQESYNNLDGYTSILDNMPTFDGNSSMSRTHSLLHEMDGSTERPIRPASESFASLMLPRTTSGGPRRSPMAGISISTAREESDAESESQMSSGIYPHGGDSHTSGVYPHENATNSSEGGSSGAVAVAMAAAPVVVSAISWLGNTMVNRWNQNTDSGSGNREVVNETSSSDSSSSSGIDGDNESEEDLESGEDMFFNANDTSRSNNDSDEDPSTQLPRLLEMLDADLTELLRPLDLAGADTGMNTPGTSRISQEVTPSLTVPKEIETTTSKDEEKQTTDTSGKEKQSTDTSDKECVICCDAFVNTVMYSCGHACLCYECGQVILSRRNPNCPICRADVKDIIRVYPA; this is encoded by the coding sequence ATGGGCAACAACAAGTCTCAACATCATTCCAAATATTCGGAATCTGCATCGAAGCGTCAGAGACTAGATTATTTTGCTAGTAGCAACTTTGACGGACTCTCTGCTGCGTCGATAAGAGCTAAATACCCTAATCCAGTTCGATCAACACCTTTGAGATTCCACAGAACTCATGGTGTTAATATAACCATTACCTATGGTGGTAGGGTCGCTTCAAGAGGTAATAGTTTCTGTTATGCTATTGCTTTCTCATCACGACCTATCAATGTTGAAGAACGTGTGAAAGTTAAATTGAAAACTGTGCAAAGGGGATGGAGTGGGGCAATAAGGTTTGGGTTTACAACCAATGATCCTGCTAGTATGGAAACTGCAGACCTACCACGTTATGCCTGCCCTGATTTAACAAATCGGAAAGGGTATTGGGCAAAAGCAATGCCTGAACAATTTGCGGAACAAGGCAGTATTGTATCTTTTTACGTCAACACTTCTGGTACAGTTTTTTTCTCTGTCAATGATGAATTGCAAGGAACTATCCTTGAATCTGTTGACGTAACAAGCCCATTGTGGGCTTTGTTTGATGTTTATGGTAATACAACATCACTCGAGCTTGTAAGCCGCATGGAAGATCAAATTGTGGACATAGGGGTAAATGATAGAAATTCTTCTGGTATGTCAACGCTCATGCCTGTTCATTTGCCATCCGATATGCCGAGATTTGCAAGAGAGAAGCTTTGTACAGATGAACACATTATTCCAATGACATTTTCTGCTACAATGGGAAAACAGTTAAAATGTCGCAACTTAATTCAGCTCACAAGGAAAGATGATGTCATAGAAAGTTCATTAGCGTTTACAAGCACTGCACTTAAAGCTGGACAGACAGCTTATTTTTATTGTGCTCAAACAAAACCTCATCATCTTCCCATGATAGAGGAGATAGGGTTTGGTGTTGGGATCACCACTTGCGATCCTTCATCAATACCAATCAATGAGTTGCCATTTGATTCTACCATGATTATGGATCGATCAGAATATTGGATTTTATTCAGAGATTTTGAGCCGCCACGTGAGACAGAATATTTTGCATTTACTGTTGAAAAAGGAGGATGTCTTACTTACACACGTGAGGGAGGTCAGAAAACTGTGCTTTTCCATATGGATGTCTCCCAGCCCTTGTATGTTGTACTTGACATGTGCTCAAAGGTATCGTGTTTAGCAATTGTGGGAATGAGCACACAGCTGGAAATTGAAAACGATATTCAAGAATCGTATAATAATCTGGATGGATATACCAGCATTCTCGATAATATGCCGACTTTCGATGGAAACTCATCAATGAGCAGGACACATTCTCTGCTACATGAGATGGATGGCTCAACTGAAAGGCCAATTCGACCAGCCAGTGAGTCTTTCGCTTCTCTAATGCTGCCTAGAACCACAAGTGGGGGACCACGCAGATCCCCAATGGCTGGTATTTCTATTTCTACAGCAAGAGAAGAAAGTGATGCGGAATCAGAATCACAAATGTCTTCTGGTATTTATCCACATGGTGGTGATTCTCATACCAGTGGAGTATACCCTCATGAAAATGCAACGAATTCAAGTGAGGGCGGTTCAAGTGGGGCAGTTGCCGTGGCAATGGCTGCAGCACCTGTTGTAGTATCTGCAATATCCTGGCTGGGAAATACTATGGTTAACAGATGGAATCAAAATACAGACAGTGGGAGTGGAAATCGCGAAGTTGTAAACGAAACATCTTCATCAGATTCTAGCAGTAGCAGTGGAATAGATGGTGATAATGAAAGTGAAGAAGATCTGGAAAGTGGGGAAGATATGTTCTTTAATGCAAATGATACCAGTCGATCGAATAATGATTCTGATGAGGATCCATCCACACAGCTTCCAAGATTACTTGAAATGCTAGATGCTGATCTTACAGAGCTGCTGCGTCCGTTGGATTTAGCTGGAGCTGATACGGGTATGAATACTCCAGGAACAAGTCGTATCTCACAAGAGGTAACTCCATCTTTGACAGTACCAAAAGAAATTGAGACAACGACTTCGAAAGACGAAGAAAAGCAGACCACAGACACTTCTGGCAAAGAAAAGCAAAGCACAGACACTTCTGACAAGGAGTGTGTAATATGTTGTGATGCATTTGTGAACACAGTTATGTATTCATGTGGACATGCATGTTTATGCTACGAATGTGGGCAAGTTATTTTAAGTCGCCGCAATCCAAATTGTCCAATTTGCCGTGCTGACGTGAAAGACATTATTCGGGTTTATCCAGCATGA